The region CGTAGCCCGTGCCGAAGCTATAGGCGATGAGCGCGGGCGAGTCGGTGATGAGCTGTTCGAGGGGTTCTACCAGCGAGCTGAGCAATGCCAACACCCAGAACAGCCATTCGCTACGTCCGTACTTGGGCCACATCAGCCCAACCAGCGCTATCAGCAGCGGAATGGGCAGGAAGCGGTATAGGCACTCGACGTAGAGCGCGCCCGACCCAAACAGCAGCACCGAATACGGAAACGGCTGCATAAACGGCGTTAGCTGCGTTACAGGTTCGGAGTGCAGCACCAGCTTGAACACCGCCAGGTCGGCCACGGCGAACCCCAGCCCCAGCAGCAAGGGCATCGTCCACCGCTCAACGTTGGAAACGCGCCAGTCGAAACCATCGGCGAAGCCCGCACGCGGAGCCAGGTAGATGCCCAGAAAGCCGAGAGCCACCAGCCCCACATCATCCGGGCCAAACAGCCGCAGGTTCGGTACGTGCTGACTTGACAGCCACTGCCCTGCCAGCCACGTTACAACCGTGTACAGAACAAACGCGCCGTAAAGAATCAGGCTGACCTGGCTGGGTGTTGTGGCCCCCCGGCGAAACAAAACAGGTACGTTCTTCATTTCATCAACCGATTCATCAGGCTCTTGTCGGAGCCGTTACCGTTGTTTTTGTAGAGGACGAATACGCCCCGGTTGTGCGGAAAATACAACGCGTTGGCCTCGAACCCGACCGAACCGCCGTTGTGGCCATAGGCCGTACCCAGTTCGGTTTTCCAGTTTTCCAGCCCCAGCCCGTATTCGCAGTCCCCGTTAGGGCAACTGGGTAGCCGCGTGGTCGCCATCATGTCGGCCAGCGACAGGGGCGTTAGGAGTTTACCGCTGAACAGCCCTTCCATGAACCGGGCAATGTCAGCAGCCGTCGAGATAATGCCGCCGTCGGCTTCGCCATCGCTGTCGGAGCGGTCCCAGTGACTCACGTCGAACAACCGCCCATTGCCGTAGAGGTCAGCGTAGCCGCGCACGACGTTGCGGTCGTTGCGTACCTCCAGGTATGTGTCGGTCAGGGCCAGCGGTCGGAAAATCCACTCGTTGAACACCTCGTGCAGGTGTTTGCCGGTTTTTTGCTCCACAATCTGCCCCAGCAGCCAGAAACCCGCGTTGCTGTAGCGAAACTGCGTACCGGGCGAAAAGTGAAGTGGTTTGCCATAGACGTACTCAGTCAGCAGGTCGTCAATGGTCATAGTAAACCGCGCCTGGTAGTCGCTGACGATGCTCAACTGGTAGCGCAGACTACCGTTGGGTGGGTCCACGATGCCGCTGGTGTGGTTAAGCAGTTGCCGGACGGTAATCTGGTCGGCCCGGGGAATGCGGCCCGCCGTTTTAGGCAGTAGTTGGGCCAGGTTATCGGTCAGGCGAATTTGCCCCTTTTCCTGGAGTTTCAGCACGGCCACACTGGTGAATATCTTGGTGATGCTGCCCACCCGGAAGGGATCGCAGACACGCAGGTCGGTCTGGTGTTCGAGGTTGGATTTGCCTACCGCACCCACCCACAGGCTTTCGCCGGGCCGTTGAATCAGCAGCAAACTACCCGGCGAGCCGGTACGTTGACGGTATTGCTGCAATTCGGTCAGGTACGTCCCGTTTTTCGGATGCGTGGCGTAGGCGTTCGGGGTGCAGGGCTGGGTTTGCGCCTGCGGTACGTCGAGTTGTTCACAGGCCAGCAGGCCCGTCAGCGCGAGAAGCGAAAGGGTCGTTTTCATGACAGGAGGAGGTTAGCGATTGAGCAATACGCGGGTGCCAACGTGCAGGGCGGAGTGGGGCAACAGCGGTACGCCCCGGTTGCTGAAGGGCGTCTCGGCGAAGAGTTCGTAGCGGGTGAAGACGCTGACCGGTGTGGGCGTGTGCAGTCCGAACCGGTAGCCCAGCCCCGCACTGAGCGACGGCATGGCCCGCAGCATGAAGCTCGACGCGGGCCGGAACTCACCCGCCCCGTCAGGCTGGTAGCTCCGCAGATGTTGCGAAAGGCCCAGCACACCTACGCCCACCAACCCCTCGGCGTAGACCGGCCCGAAAAACTTTCGGTAGCCGAATTCGGTGCTCACAAACAGCCCGGTTTGCAACGCCCGGTGGTGATAAAACCCCAAGTTGACCGTTTGCAACAGTTGCGAGCCGGGCCGGTTGCGGTAATAAAACTCGGTGCCCACCCGCAGCCCGAAGTTGGGGTTCTTCAAAAAGCCCCGAAAGGTGGGCAGACTCACCGAGTGCGCGAACACCGAGACCGTAACCGGCACGCCCGAAGCGGATGGGGGTGCGTCCTGTGCTGAAGCAGCCCCGACGGTTAATACGGTCAGGGCCAGTACGTGTAGAAAGTTCATGCGTTTTTGTTGTTTGCTTAACGGCCCAAAATTATGCCCCACCCTGCCGAAGCAGAACGGGGCGCGGTTGAAAGGTCGGAAACCAAATCCGAACCGTTGAAATAGCGGGCTGAATCACCGTTCCCCTCCATAGCGAGTCTGCACCAGCCCCGTTGGAAATGTGCGCGTGCCAAGGGGCCGCAGATGCAAATCGTGCGGTAGCGGCCCAAACAGCGGCAGACCTTGCCCAAGCAGCACGGGAAGGCGTGTGAGGGCGAACTCGTCACCACCTCGGCGCGGGCAGCAGGAATCAGATGAGCGTGGACACCAACTAAAAGTTGAAAAGTGGTTCCATGAATTTTTGTTGTTTACTGGTCAAGAGAGGATCATAGGGCCAGCGTTAATCACCAGCGCGGGCCGTGCTGAAACTGTCCTGAGTAGGTGCCACCTGCTCCGCTGACGGTCTTACTAACGACCCGGCCATCAGCTCCGAATGTATACCGGTAGGTTTGCGTATGTTCGGAGAGTTCCTGTCCGCTGGCGTTCAGCATACGTCGACTACCAGGGTTATTAGTTTGGAAACGCACACCCGGCAGGTAGGGATACGACAGCAGGGCCTGCTCGACGGTTGCGGGCTGGTTGTCATACTGGCTAAACAGGATGCGTGAACTAAACGTGAAGTCAGCCTCGCCCGCCGGTTTTGTCCATTCCTGTATGTCGGCCAGGTTACCTTTACTATCGTAGCTGAAGCGTTTCCGCACCTGGCGAGTCACGGGCAACACATGGCTTTCGGTTTGTTCTAGCAGCCGCCCCTGCGTAATCTGGAATTGGTAGGTACCCATCAGGTTACCCGCTACGGTGTATTCCTTAGCTTCGAGGGGCAGGCCGTTGGCATACCGGTACTCTACGTAGCGAATCGGGCGGGTGGCGTCGCTGACGGTCAGGCGTTGCAACTGTCCATCGGCTACGTACTGAAAATCATACAGCAATCGTGACACGGTGCTGGTGCCCTGCACCGAATTCCACTGGCTGAGGTAGCGCACCCACTGCCCGGCGGCATCGTGCGTCCACTCCTGCACGTCGAAGGCCGACCAGCTTAGGCGCGTGGTACCGAGCGAGATACCCACGTCGTTGCCCGGCGTAGTGGTACTGTTGCCCGGTGGGGTAACCGTGCCGCTGCCGGGGGGCGTAACTCCCTGTCCGGGCTGCTCGGTGATGGGTACGGGCGTTGGGGCGGGTGAGCAGGCCGAAAGCAGGGCGGCAAAACCCAGCCCAACGAAAAGCAGGGATTGTTTAGCGATCATAGCGTTCATGTTCTGTTGTTGAATAGGTTTGTTTTCTTTCAAAAAGACGCGGCAAACCTATCAACCACTTGGCAGGTAACAACTGAATCGATGGTTGAACCAACGGAAAAGCCAGCCGACACGTCGAAAAAACAGGGCGAACTGGCTGATACTTAGCATGCAGGTGATTTTCGCCCTACAGGTTCATTTTTTAAAATAACGCCCTGGTTAAGCCCAAATCCTGCTTTTGAGCTACATGATTATTTCGCCTTTTATTCTTCGCTATGCAACGGATAGCCGTTGACAGGTATTAAAAAATTTCAGAAGCAGATATATTCACCCTCTTTGCGTCTCAAGCAGGAGCGTTTTAGGAGAATGTGCTTTCTTTAATATAAGGCGTATTGTTTCAGACTAGTGCGCCCTCCAGAAAGCCGCCGGGCCGACGTTCGGACCACGGCGTACCGTACCAACTTTCAATGTACCGCTCAGGCGGCCCTGTCGAACGTAGCTAATCGGGCCGTTGCTCGTGTGTCAAAGTGAGCATGGTTGACCAACTCACTCTTGAGCGTCTTGAATCGGATCGCCGAAGCGAAAACTTTCCGCTATGGCATTGTCCCATCGGACCGCCGATTCGGCAATTGCCCTTCCGACTGGTACGCCAGCCCGGTCATACTTTGTTCAACAGGCAAGCCTTTCAACTCATCCCGAAATTCAGTACAGGCATACTGAACACCACAATCCGACCGGGTCACCGGACCGATGAAAAACCAAATTTTCAGCTATAGCCCTGTTTTTAAGGGCTATAGGCCAGGCTGCTATGCTCGTATCAACTGCCTTTAGACGATCACTCAGGGCCCAGTAAACCTGAAGGTGCTGGAATTTATAAACAATCATACCACAGTAGTCTGTAGCTTTTTTCTGATGATTTAAGGGTTGTTAATGGAAAGTGAAAATCTTTTTTGAAAAAAAATCCCAGATTTTGTCCACTCCCGCCCTTTCCGATCGTCATTTGTTTTTAACCTGTAAACATTCCCATAATGAAAGACTTCTTATTAATTTTCAGATCCCTGGAACATGATGGACCATCGGCATCGCCGGAAGAAATGCAGGCGAACCTGAAACTGTGGATGGATTGGTTTGGAAGCATTGCCGCGCAAAACAAACTGTCCGATCGCGGAAACCGATTGGCGCATGATGGGAAAGTGGTACGCCCGGGTCAGGTGATCACCGACGGTCCGTATACCGAAATCAAAGAATCAATCGGCGGCTACATCATTGTAAAAGCCGAGTCATTGGAAGAAGCTGCGGCCATTGCCGGTAGCTGTCCCATCCTGCTCGAGGGCGGAAATGTAGAAGTGAGAGAAATTGCGATTTAAATGAACGAACCAGACCTGATACCCCATCTTTTCAGAACAGAATACCGGAAAATCACAGCCGTTCTTTCGAAACGGTTCGGTCTGGAACACATTGAAATTGCTCAGGATATTGCAAGTGATACGTTTTTGCAGGCTTCGGAAACATGGGGGATAAAAGGGCTTCCTGAAAATCCCACAGCCTGGCTATATGCCGTCGCTAAAAATAAGGCAAAGGATTATCTCAAACGCAATACCCTTTTCAATGAGAAAATCGCGCAGCAGATTACCTATGAGCTACATGGTGTGGAAAATTCCGGTTCGGAAATCGACATTGATCTTTCGGACCGGAACATCACCGACAGCCAGTTACAGATGATGTTTGCGATCTGTCACCCGTCCATTCCGGCGGAGGCACAAATCGGGCTGTCACTCAACATCCTTTGCGGTTTTGGTATCAATGAAATCGCAGCTGCGTTTTTAACCAACAAAGAAACCATTACCAAACGCCTTTTTCGCGCCCGGGAAAAGCTGCGTTCGAATCAGGTGAAAATTGAATTCCCGGAGGCTGCTGAAATTCAAAACCGCCTGGAAAATGTGCTTACCACACTGTATCTGCTGTTTAATGAAGGCTATTATGCTTCCGGGTGCGATGTTACCTTGCGCAAAGATGTTTGCCTGGAAGCTGTCCGACTCACGAATTTGCTTTTGGAAAGTAAGCTCACGAGCCAGCCGCCCGTCTATGCGTTGCTTGCCTTAATGTGTTTCCATGCCTCGCGGTTCGAAGCCCGGATCGATTCCGAAGGAGAAACGGTGCTGTATGAAGATCAGGATGAAAAGCTCTGGGACGAAGACCTGATCCGCCAGGGCAAGTATTTTCTGAACCAGTCTTCATCCGGGAATAGGCTATCCAAATATCACTTGGAGGCTGGAATTGCGTATTTGCATACCATTAAAAATGATACAAAGGAAAAGTGGGAACGCATTCTGCAACTCTACAATCAATTGCTGATCATCGAGTATTCACCGATGGCCGCATTAAACCGAACGTACGCGTTGTCGAAAGCAAACGGGAAAGAAATTGCGATCCAGGAAGCAGAGAAACTGAATCTCACTGCCCACCATTTATACCATGCACTGTTAGGTGAATTGTACACGGGCATCGACAACGAAAAAGCGGTAAATCATTTCAAAACTTCTCTGGATCTGACAAATTCCAAAGCAGATCAGAAGGTGATTGTAAAGAAGCTATCAGCTATGGGCTATTAGCTTTTAGCCTTGAGTTCATTTTCCATATACCCTTTTTGATAAGGTGCTGATTATCAACAATCGCTTCAACAAAACTATAAAACTCGTTTCTTAGCGTATAAATCTAACCGTTTAGCCAAAGAACCCCCATAAGGCTTTTGCAGTTGGGCCGATGTCGTCAGGGGGAGACACACTAAGAGAACGTATTGTACAGCACGTGCAATAGCCAATCTGATCGAGCGTATTTTGAAAATTTCTAACTTGATCGTCTACTTTTTCTTAGGGGAGACGGTACTCTTAGGGGGCAAAGAACTCTTGGTTGATGCCGCTGGCGCTTGGACTGATGGTACTGGTATAATCCCTTTGAGCTTGAAGCCTTAAGCTAGTCAGTAGTAGAACGCTTGCCTGTAAACTAACACGTATTATTTTTTCATTGACACTCGCTAATAACTGACTAATAAGTCTTGTGGGTTGAAAGAGAAAGTTAATAAAAACAGAAATATAGTGGTACTATTTAACATTTAATGACAACTCTGCCGCACTTACATAAGTGCTGTAGCTACGGTCCCGTAACGGCGTACAGTGCCGTTACGGGACCGGCCACGCGGTCGCAAAAGTTCAGGGGATAACAAACAGCTATAAACTAGAAGCTCTTCACCAGTCAATTAACAACTAAGAATTGCTGGTTGATTGATATACACCGCTTAGTAAGTTTGCTTACTTGTAATTCGTTGAAACCACTACCTTCCCAAGGCTTCATTTAGGATTTAACCTATCCACCCCTTATGAAACCCGCCTTGATTACGTTTGCTGTGACTTCCCTATGTTTACTAGCTATTAGAAGCCACGCCCAAAATCAGCCTGATCAATGGCATCATCTTGATCCAACCACCGATAAACTTATTGGAATCAGTACTCAGCAGGCCTATCAACTGCTTAGCAACCTACCCCACAAGCCCACTCAACCGATCATTGTGGCCGTCATCGATGGGGGGATTGACACCAACCACGACGATTTGAAAGCC is a window of Spirosoma linguale DSM 74 DNA encoding:
- a CDS encoding beta-lactamase (PFAM: beta-lactamase~KEGG: lpc:LPC_0576 serine-type D-Ala-D-Ala carboxypeptidase): MKTTLSLLALTGLLACEQLDVPQAQTQPCTPNAYATHPKNGTYLTELQQYRQRTGSPGSLLLIQRPGESLWVGAVGKSNLEHQTDLRVCDPFRVGSITKIFTSVAVLKLQEKGQIRLTDNLAQLLPKTAGRIPRADQITVRQLLNHTSGIVDPPNGSLRYQLSIVSDYQARFTMTIDDLLTEYVYGKPLHFSPGTQFRYSNAGFWLLGQIVEQKTGKHLHEVFNEWIFRPLALTDTYLEVRNDRNVVRGYADLYGNGRLFDVSHWDRSDSDGEADGGIISTAADIARFMEGLFSGKLLTPLSLADMMATTRLPSCPNGDCEYGLGLENWKTELGTAYGHNGGSVGFEANALYFPHNRGVFVLYKNNGNGSDKSLMNRLMK
- a CDS encoding hypothetical protein (KEGG: hypothetical protein); the protein is MNAMIAKQSLLFVGLGFAALLSACSPAPTPVPITEQPGQGVTPPGSGTVTPPGNSTTTPGNDVGISLGTTRLSWSAFDVQEWTHDAAGQWVRYLSQWNSVQGTSTVSRLLYDFQYVADGQLQRLTVSDATRPIRYVEYRYANGLPLEAKEYTVAGNLMGTYQFQITQGRLLEQTESHVLPVTRQVRKRFSYDSKGNLADIQEWTKPAGEADFTFSSRILFSQYDNQPATVEQALLSYPYLPGVRFQTNNPGSRRMLNASGQELSEHTQTYRYTFGADGRVVSKTVSGAGGTYSGQFQHGPRW
- a CDS encoding YCII-related protein (PFAM: YCII-related~KEGG: swd:Swoo_2366 DGPFAETKE family protein); translation: MKDFLLIFRSLEHDGPSASPEEMQANLKLWMDWFGSIAAQNKLSDRGNRLAHDGKVVRPGQVITDGPYTEIKESIGGYIIVKAESLEEAAAIAGSCPILLEGGNVEVREIAI
- a CDS encoding putative RNA polymerase, sigma-24 subunit, ECF subfamily (TIGRFAM: RNA polymerase sigma factor, sigma-70 family~PFAM: sigma-70 region 2 domain protein~KEGG: pmy:Pmen_1484 RNA polymerase ECF-subfamily sigma factor), which translates into the protein MNEPDLIPHLFRTEYRKITAVLSKRFGLEHIEIAQDIASDTFLQASETWGIKGLPENPTAWLYAVAKNKAKDYLKRNTLFNEKIAQQITYELHGVENSGSEIDIDLSDRNITDSQLQMMFAICHPSIPAEAQIGLSLNILCGFGINEIAAAFLTNKETITKRLFRAREKLRSNQVKIEFPEAAEIQNRLENVLTTLYLLFNEGYYASGCDVTLRKDVCLEAVRLTNLLLESKLTSQPPVYALLALMCFHASRFEARIDSEGETVLYEDQDEKLWDEDLIRQGKYFLNQSSSGNRLSKYHLEAGIAYLHTIKNDTKEKWERILQLYNQLLIIEYSPMAALNRTYALSKANGKEIAIQEAEKLNLTAHHLYHALLGELYTGIDNEKAVNHFKTSLDLTNSKADQKVIVKKLSAMGY